In Dehalogenimonas etheniformans, one genomic interval encodes:
- a CDS encoding response regulator transcription factor, whose protein sequence is MKIMVVEDDRDIIEFISLALGIGWPGIEIEVAETGEKGIELAGKINPDIITVDLGLPGLNGFEVIRSIRSFSKVPIIVLTVRGEERDIVRGLELGADEYVVKPFGQMELIARIRALMRRNQSQDELKPIVYGNISLDTVKRTISNGTKQVVLTSTKTNILKQLMSKQGETTTHSAIAEKIWGSNYPEASEAIKVHIRHIREKIEDDPGNPQIILTRFGVGYYIARPE, encoded by the coding sequence ATGAAAATCATGGTGGTAGAGGACGACCGTGATATCATCGAATTCATTTCCCTCGCGCTTGGTATCGGCTGGCCAGGGATTGAAATCGAGGTTGCCGAGACAGGTGAAAAAGGAATAGAACTGGCCGGAAAAATCAATCCGGATATTATCACTGTCGACCTCGGCTTGCCCGGGTTGAATGGTTTTGAAGTCATCAGGTCGATAAGGTCATTCTCCAAAGTTCCAATAATCGTCCTTACGGTTCGTGGTGAAGAAAGAGACATCGTCAGGGGGTTGGAACTCGGCGCCGACGAATACGTCGTGAAACCTTTCGGGCAGATGGAACTCATCGCCCGCATCAGGGCGCTCATGCGTCGAAATCAATCACAGGACGAGCTCAAACCGATCGTTTACGGCAATATAAGCCTGGACACGGTCAAAAGAACGATAAGCAACGGAACCAAGCAAGTAGTTCTAACCTCCACCAAGACCAATATCCTGAAACAACTTATGTCCAAACAGGGTGAAACGACCACACACTCGGCGATAGCAGAAAAAATCTGGGGCTCAAATTATCCGGAGGCATCGGAGGCCATCAAGGTCCATATCCGTCACATTCGGGAAAAAATAGAAGATGACCCGGGGAATCCTCAAATTATTCTTACCCGCTTTGGAGTGGGTTATTATATTGCCAGACCGGAGTGA
- a CDS encoding PAS domain-containing sensor histidine kinase, which translates to MNAKRGKSNKSALDTLGLFEHPTISFVRGSIVYDKESKPIDYEILDVNDAFLKFTGLTKEKVIGRNSSNLFSGEGKVALPPLNLIVKTVESGKPQSVELFFESSKRWFSIAAYRPSADQFVAMFEDITDRKRSELSLKASEERFRLLFDLCNDGAMVHGMSTDGSPTPFIEVNVAACQRLGYTRDELLKMTPGDIDDKNSSGTTAIHKFMSDGRVVFEQTHVAKDGRRIPVEISSKLAEIEGKPFAISMVRDITDRKLDRERLEALVDLRTQELTEANRRLIAEIDERIKAEAELQKSEAYFRSLYEKLPVGYQSLNAEGYFLEVNPAWLQTMGYEREEVIGRKFCEFLIPEQVPLFLERFPIFKERGEVQTEFTMLRKNGSHALISVTGRIDYDPEGKVRKTHCLMLDITEQRRIEKELYRLASFPLVNPNPVMRCSPQGEILFANNASQPILECWNTRIGGTLPDYWRSQISEIFASGQMKDFEIVCGKRFFDLKVFPNLELGVLNIYALEITKRKQIAKDLEISEANYRMLFDKASDAMILWEIEADGAYRVREANRMALERYGYTKEEMLKLGGQDLNTPDSFKYTSDAVDQMKNTGYAVYELTHRTKDGRPIPSEVYGHAFELNGKQVVLSVIRDISERKRADAEKARYQAQLESMVEERTAALSAEIASRQKAEEAIKTLYEHERSLSQALKRQIDERIFFTRALVHELKTPLTPLLGSSEIMAKMTKEEPLGSLSRNIHSGALQLQRRIDQLLDLAKSEVGLLKLRLVPVDLLELIKDVAAYTTPAAAKKEIKFLLNLPDSMPKIQGEREYLNRLLLNLIDNAFKYTPKSGQVTIGATLEKEVITVEVVDTGIGISPEKLGRLFVPYSRVAADESKFAGLGLGLALCKTIIELHGGSIWIESPGHGTTVRFTLPVGQKRVKIVEEDPEQ; encoded by the coding sequence TTGAACGCGAAACGCGGTAAATCAAATAAATCCGCTCTAGATACACTCGGACTGTTCGAACATCCGACAATCAGTTTCGTTCGCGGCAGCATTGTTTACGACAAAGAATCCAAGCCAATCGATTATGAAATTCTGGACGTTAATGACGCCTTTCTAAAATTCACCGGCTTAACCAAAGAAAAGGTCATTGGCCGCAATTCATCAAATCTCTTTTCTGGCGAGGGGAAAGTCGCGCTTCCGCCCCTTAATCTCATCGTTAAGACAGTCGAGTCTGGCAAACCCCAATCGGTCGAACTGTTCTTCGAAAGTTCAAAACGGTGGTTTTCAATCGCAGCGTACAGGCCGTCCGCCGACCAATTTGTCGCTATGTTCGAAGACATCACCGATCGAAAAAGATCAGAACTATCACTCAAAGCCTCCGAGGAACGTTTCAGACTCCTTTTCGATCTGTGCAACGATGGAGCCATGGTACACGGGATGTCTACGGACGGAAGCCCGACTCCTTTTATCGAAGTCAACGTGGCGGCTTGCCAGAGACTTGGCTACACCCGCGATGAACTTCTCAAAATGACGCCGGGCGACATTGACGACAAGAATTCTTCGGGAACTACGGCCATACACAAATTCATGAGCGACGGACGTGTGGTATTCGAACAAACACACGTGGCGAAGGATGGCCGCCGTATTCCAGTTGAAATAAGTTCCAAGTTAGCAGAGATCGAAGGGAAGCCTTTCGCCATCTCAATGGTCAGGGACATCACCGACAGAAAGCTCGACAGAGAGAGACTGGAAGCCCTGGTCGACCTGCGGACACAAGAATTGACCGAAGCCAACCGGCGGCTAATTGCCGAAATCGATGAGCGCATCAAAGCGGAGGCCGAACTACAAAAAAGCGAAGCCTATTTCAGATCTCTGTATGAAAAACTGCCGGTCGGTTATCAATCACTGAACGCTGAAGGGTATTTTCTAGAGGTGAATCCCGCCTGGCTGCAAACCATGGGTTACGAACGCGAAGAAGTCATCGGCCGCAAGTTTTGCGAATTTTTAATCCCGGAGCAAGTGCCATTATTCCTGGAAAGATTCCCGATTTTCAAGGAACGCGGCGAGGTTCAAACGGAATTCACAATGCTGAGGAAAAACGGGTCACACGCCTTGATCTCGGTCACCGGGAGGATCGATTATGACCCTGAAGGCAAAGTAAGAAAAACCCACTGCTTGATGTTGGACATCACCGAACAACGCCGTATCGAGAAGGAACTTTACAGGTTAGCTTCATTTCCCCTGGTTAATCCAAATCCGGTTATGCGATGCTCGCCGCAGGGCGAAATACTTTTTGCTAACAACGCCAGCCAGCCGATACTGGAGTGCTGGAACACCCGGATCGGCGGAACGCTGCCGGACTATTGGAGATCTCAAATCAGCGAAATTTTCGCCAGCGGCCAAATGAAAGATTTTGAGATCGTCTGCGGTAAGCGCTTCTTTGATCTTAAAGTATTCCCTAACCTGGAACTGGGCGTACTCAATATTTATGCACTTGAGATTACTAAAAGAAAACAAATCGCTAAAGATCTTGAAATCAGCGAAGCCAACTATCGCATGCTCTTCGATAAAGCTTCCGACGCCATGATCCTATGGGAAATCGAGGCTGACGGAGCCTACCGCGTCAGGGAAGCGAATAGAATGGCGCTAGAGCGCTACGGATACACTAAAGAAGAGATGTTAAAGCTGGGCGGGCAAGATTTAAATACTCCCGATAGCTTCAAATATACCTCCGATGCAGTCGATCAAATGAAAAATACGGGCTACGCAGTTTACGAGCTGACTCACAGAACCAAAGACGGACGGCCGATTCCGAGTGAAGTCTATGGACACGCCTTCGAGTTGAATGGAAAGCAGGTGGTCCTTTCCGTAATCCGTGATATATCCGAGCGCAAACGGGCTGACGCCGAAAAAGCCAGGTACCAGGCGCAGCTTGAATCTATGGTAGAAGAACGGACGGCGGCATTGTCGGCCGAGATCGCGTCGCGGCAGAAAGCCGAGGAAGCGATCAAGACCCTGTATGAACACGAGCGGTCTCTTAGTCAAGCCCTGAAACGTCAGATCGACGAGAGAATATTTTTTACCAGGGCGCTGGTCCATGAACTCAAAACGCCGTTGACGCCTCTTCTTGGTTCAAGTGAAATAATGGCTAAAATGACTAAGGAAGAACCCTTGGGCAGCTTGAGCCGCAATATCCACAGCGGGGCTTTACAACTTCAACGACGCATCGACCAATTATTAGATCTGGCAAAAAGCGAGGTCGGTCTGCTCAAATTAAGACTGGTGCCTGTTGATCTTTTGGAATTGATCAAAGATGTCGCCGCTTATACAACTCCGGCGGCAGCAAAGAAGGAAATCAAGTTTTTACTGAACCTGCCAGACTCAATGCCGAAGATTCAGGGTGAAAGGGAATATCTTAACCGCTTACTCCTAAATTTGATTGACAACGCCTTCAAATATACCCCCAAGAGCGGTCAAGTTACTATCGGAGCTACCCTGGAAAAAGAGGTAATAACGGTAGAGGTTGTCGACACCGGGATCGGCATTTCGCCCGAGAAACTGGGCCGCTTGTTCGTGCCGTACTCCCGGGTGGCGGCGGACGAATCCAAATTCGCCGGCTTGGGCCTCGGTCTTGCCCTGTGTAAAACAATTATCGAGCTTCACGGCGGGAGCATCTGGATCGAAAGTCCCGGGCACGGCACAACGGTACGGTTCACTCTTCCGGTTGGTCAAAAACGAGTTAAAATAGTCGAGGAGGACCCCGAGCAATGA
- the feoB gene encoding ferrous iron transport protein B, which translates to MARPDTVIDYPDNCAACHERRPKKITQRLASAQALKIALVGSPNVGKSSVFHALTGRRVIISNYPGTTVDIFRGNAVFDGHPVEVIDTPGMYSLHSITEEERVGRAILLKEKPDVVLHVLDAKNLERMLPMTFQLIEAGLPLIVVLNMVDEAEAHGIVIDIKQLSSALGVPVLTTAASLGRGVPELKQAILDYKSQGFFQPIVYDETIENAIDSLIPLVKDSPPAERISARSVALLLLRQDEQIRRLVAGEGKDLSTVDMIVEKTTLGLSQPPAYLLALALQREATKLTSSVMTHRETPGIRFNERLSRAMMHPLSGGIILAVVLFAMYYIVGIFGAGFLVGWLEKALFGQIINPFFQNTLSTLIPVKAISDLFVGQYGIITLGLTYAIAIILPIVTTFFLVFSMIEDSGYLPRLAMLIDRLFKFIGLNGRAVIPMVLGFGCDTMATIVTRTQETKRERIITTLLLALAIPCSAQLGVIFGILSVSTGMLITWLGIIALIFVLVGWLASRIIPGERACFYMEVPPLRLPRLSNVLQKTYARLEWYLLEVIPIFILASVVLWAGDLIGLLDLLIKGLRPVVEFAGIPAAASVAFVIGFFRRDFGAAGLYALATQGILTGNALLVSAVVMTLFVPCIAQFSVMIKERGLKTALAIAGFIFPFAFLVGFVLNHALNLLGINL; encoded by the coding sequence ATGGCTCGACCCGACACCGTCATCGACTATCCCGATAACTGTGCCGCCTGCCACGAGCGTCGGCCCAAGAAGATAACACAGAGACTTGCCTCCGCACAGGCCTTGAAAATAGCCCTAGTTGGCAGCCCCAACGTGGGTAAAAGTTCCGTCTTCCACGCGCTCACCGGCAGAAGGGTCATCATTTCCAATTACCCCGGCACGACGGTGGACATTTTCCGCGGCAACGCGGTTTTCGACGGTCACCCGGTGGAAGTCATCGATACGCCGGGCATGTACTCCCTCCACTCGATCACAGAAGAGGAACGGGTGGGCCGCGCCATCCTGCTCAAAGAAAAACCGGATGTCGTCCTCCATGTGCTAGACGCCAAGAACCTGGAACGTATGCTGCCGATGACATTCCAACTCATCGAAGCCGGACTCCCGTTAATTGTGGTTTTAAATATGGTCGACGAGGCCGAAGCTCACGGAATAGTAATCGACATAAAGCAATTGTCGAGCGCACTCGGGGTGCCGGTGTTAACCACCGCCGCCAGCCTCGGACGGGGAGTGCCGGAACTCAAACAGGCGATCCTCGATTACAAATCGCAGGGATTCTTTCAACCCATTGTTTATGATGAAACCATCGAGAACGCAATCGACAGCCTTATCCCGTTGGTCAAGGACAGCCCGCCGGCAGAGCGAATCTCCGCACGTTCGGTTGCACTGCTTCTCCTAAGGCAGGACGAACAGATCCGGCGACTGGTAGCCGGCGAAGGCAAAGACCTGTCAACAGTTGACATGATCGTCGAAAAAACAACGCTTGGGCTATCTCAACCACCGGCATATTTATTAGCTTTGGCTTTGCAGCGGGAAGCCACCAAATTAACATCTTCGGTGATGACCCACCGTGAAACGCCCGGGATCCGCTTCAACGAAAGGCTCTCCCGCGCCATGATGCATCCGCTGAGCGGCGGGATCATCCTGGCGGTGGTGCTTTTCGCCATGTACTACATCGTCGGTATATTCGGGGCTGGCTTCCTCGTCGGCTGGCTCGAAAAAGCGCTATTCGGCCAAATTATCAATCCATTCTTTCAAAACACGCTCTCAACTTTGATCCCGGTCAAAGCGATCTCAGACCTTTTCGTCGGGCAATACGGCATAATCACCCTGGGCTTGACCTACGCCATCGCCATCATCTTGCCGATCGTGACGACATTCTTCCTGGTATTTTCGATGATCGAAGACTCCGGATACCTGCCCCGTTTGGCAATGCTCATCGACCGGCTGTTCAAGTTCATCGGCCTTAACGGCCGGGCGGTCATCCCGATGGTACTCGGCTTCGGCTGCGACACAATGGCCACCATCGTCACCAGGACCCAAGAGACCAAACGGGAGAGGATTATCACCACCCTGTTGCTGGCTCTGGCCATCCCCTGTTCGGCCCAACTCGGGGTGATCTTCGGCATTTTGTCGGTATCGACAGGTATGCTTATCACCTGGCTGGGGATCATCGCCCTGATCTTCGTCCTAGTAGGCTGGCTGGCTTCCAGAATCATTCCCGGCGAGCGCGCCTGTTTCTACATGGAGGTGCCCCCGCTGCGTCTGCCCCGCCTGTCCAATGTGCTGCAAAAGACCTACGCGCGGCTGGAGTGGTATCTCCTGGAGGTCATCCCGATCTTCATCCTGGCCAGCGTCGTTCTGTGGGCTGGGGACCTCATCGGGCTGCTCGACTTATTGATAAAAGGTCTGCGTCCCGTCGTCGAGTTCGCCGGTATCCCAGCCGCTGCCTCAGTGGCATTTGTCATCGGGTTCTTCCGGCGGGATTTCGGCGCCGCCGGATTGTACGCCCTGGCGACCCAGGGGATTCTGACAGGCAACGCCCTCCTCGTCTCGGCGGTGGTAATGACCCTTTTCGTGCCCTGTATCGCCCAGTTCAGCGTGATGATCAAGGAGCGCGGACTTAAAACCGCCCTGGCCATTGCCGGGTTCATTTTCCCGTTCGCTTTCCTGGTCGGTTTTGTCCTAAACCATGCACTTAATTTACTAGGGATTAACTTATGA
- a CDS encoding S41 family peptidase produces the protein MSTRWKVALGSLVSVILLSASFGLGYITAAFAPPKDNYLNRVVEAWDTITNHYVDPTKVAENALAEAAIKGMMGYIDDPYSAYLDAEGFIALQQNFEGTYVGIGAEMAVRDGIVIALTVYPDSPAARAGIIPGDHITTIDGKSTEGLTIAELVPLVRGDTGTPVTLGVDRDGTNLTFTMTREKITPPSVTIELKGTIAYIQISSFTEHADEDMLLVIQQIAASGATGIILDLRGNPGGLVTTVINIASYFITDGVVLTIRDRDGNTTTYDVVKQADTTNLPMVVLVDGYSASGSEVLSGALQDHHRATIAGAQTFGKGSVDQLFELPGGTGIYLTIARWLTPDGNLIEGRGITPDFPLDLSGAELLNWAIDFLNGTNVP, from the coding sequence ATGTCAACGCGTTGGAAAGTGGCTCTCGGCAGCCTGGTATCGGTAATACTCCTGTCCGCCTCTTTCGGCCTGGGCTACATTACCGCGGCTTTCGCTCCTCCCAAGGACAATTATCTCAACCGGGTCGTCGAAGCTTGGGATACCATCACCAATCATTACGTAGACCCGACCAAAGTAGCTGAAAACGCACTGGCCGAAGCTGCTATCAAGGGGATGATGGGGTACATCGATGATCCCTATTCCGCTTATCTGGATGCCGAGGGTTTTATTGCCTTACAGCAAAATTTCGAGGGTACCTATGTTGGCATTGGCGCCGAAATGGCGGTACGCGACGGCATAGTGATCGCGTTGACCGTATATCCCGATTCGCCGGCCGCCCGAGCCGGAATTATTCCGGGTGACCACATTACCACCATCGACGGAAAATCGACCGAGGGGTTGACGATCGCGGAACTGGTACCCCTGGTCCGGGGCGACACCGGCACCCCAGTGACCCTCGGAGTCGATCGGGATGGGACTAATCTGACTTTTACGATGACACGTGAAAAAATCACCCCGCCCTCGGTTACCATAGAGCTGAAAGGCACGATCGCTTATATCCAGATCTCAAGTTTTACCGAACACGCCGATGAAGACATGCTCCTGGTCATTCAGCAAATAGCCGCCAGCGGCGCTACCGGCATCATCCTGGACCTGCGGGGAAACCCGGGAGGACTTGTAACCACCGTGATCAATATCGCCAGCTATTTCATCACCGATGGCGTTGTCCTGACAATCCGCGACCGCGACGGCAATACCACAACCTACGATGTAGTGAAGCAGGCGGACACGACGAACCTGCCGATGGTTGTACTTGTGGACGGTTACTCGGCTTCGGGATCCGAGGTCCTCTCGGGAGCGTTGCAGGACCACCACCGGGCGACGATCGCCGGAGCGCAGACATTCGGCAAGGGCAGTGTCGACCAGCTATTCGAGCTTCCTGGAGGAACCGGCATTTACCTGACTATCGCCCGTTGGCTGACCCCTGACGGGAATTTGATCGAAGGCCGGGGGATCACCCCAGACTTTCCATTAGACCTTTCCGGTGCCGAGCTCCTAAATTGGGCGATCGATTTTCTGAACGGGACTAATGTCCCGTAA
- a CDS encoding winged helix-turn-helix domain-containing protein yields the protein MNFLVVAPNKEEADSASAVFKMLWQGTNILTSTCCQEALSILEKCRPDFLLLNLAVPSGDWLDLIRDVRLFSSIPLVVVSNDANESTMVRSFELGADDYFIKPYKPLELVLRTKAIIRRASGVNEGESLVVGLLRLHALLHRVYVGDKEVSLTPTENNILRHMMENVGHIVTYSSLAQQVWGDDYPDASATLKVYIKRLRQKLGDDSKRPSMILNETGLGYRLVKPVMLPA from the coding sequence ATGAATTTTCTGGTTGTAGCTCCCAACAAAGAAGAAGCCGATTCCGCCTCCGCGGTCTTCAAGATGCTGTGGCAAGGCACCAACATTCTGACCTCGACCTGTTGCCAAGAGGCTCTCTCAATCTTGGAAAAGTGCCGCCCAGATTTTCTACTGCTTAACCTGGCCGTTCCCTCTGGGGATTGGCTAGACCTAATCCGCGACGTCCGCCTTTTTTCCTCAATCCCGTTAGTCGTTGTTTCAAACGACGCCAACGAGTCAACAATGGTGCGTTCTTTCGAACTTGGCGCCGACGATTATTTTATTAAACCCTATAAACCGTTGGAGTTGGTCTTAAGAACGAAGGCGATCATCAGGCGGGCTAGCGGGGTTAACGAAGGGGAATCTCTGGTCGTCGGACTGCTCCGGCTCCACGCCCTCCTCCACCGGGTGTACGTCGGCGACAAAGAAGTATCCCTTACGCCGACAGAGAACAACATACTGCGCCACATGATGGAAAATGTCGGCCACATCGTGACTTACAGCAGCCTTGCCCAGCAGGTATGGGGCGACGACTATCCTGACGCCTCAGCGACTCTGAAGGTCTATATTAAGCGTTTGAGACAGAAACTGGGCGACGACTCTAAGCGGCCTTCGATGATTTTAAACGAAACCGGTTTAGGCTACAGGCTGGTCAAACCTGTCATGCTCCCCGCATAA
- a CDS encoding Fur family transcriptional regulator codes for MTPLGRTELKATSQRSVILDIVRAGKGHLDADEIYQRARERLPRLSLSTVYRALAKFKETGLIEERHLDENHHHYEISHHDEHHHLICTGCGKVVEFKLPITEIIIEKVPQAAGFKINHSGELSLSGMCPDCQKKAT; via the coding sequence ATGACGCCGCTGGGTAGGACGGAACTCAAAGCTACAAGCCAACGCTCGGTGATTTTAGATATCGTCAGAGCGGGCAAAGGACACCTCGATGCCGACGAGATCTACCAGCGCGCGCGCGAAAGACTGCCACGCCTTTCCCTATCGACCGTCTATCGCGCTTTAGCCAAATTCAAAGAGACCGGGCTCATCGAAGAGAGGCACCTCGATGAAAACCACCATCATTACGAGATTTCACACCACGACGAGCACCATCACCTGATCTGTACCGGATGCGGCAAGGTTGTGGAATTCAAATTGCCGATCACCGAGATCATAATCGAAAAAGTTCCCCAGGCGGCGGGTTTCAAGATAAATCACAGCGGCGAACTCAGCCTCTCGGGCATGTGCCCGGATTGTCAGAAGAAAGCAACATAA
- a CDS encoding metal-dependent transcriptional regulator encodes MNIDEHGEEILETMWIRTQEEKAPVKADEFQAHKALEQLIEGGMIISAGDGSLALTEKGLPEARSVVRRHRLAERLLYDVLGTRDRLMHDKACKFEHLLDKGLDENICILLGHPKVCPHNKPIPAGRCCQEAAGKPQKLVSPLSELRPGQHGTVAYLYAPEAGKLQKLMAMGVLPGAPVKLIQSFPSYVFQAGMSQFATDREMSDAIYVRLTEEQRPIAR; translated from the coding sequence ATGAACATAGACGAACATGGCGAAGAAATCCTGGAAACGATGTGGATTCGAACGCAGGAGGAAAAGGCTCCGGTGAAGGCTGACGAATTTCAAGCTCACAAAGCCCTTGAGCAACTGATCGAAGGAGGCATGATAATCTCAGCCGGCGATGGTTCACTCGCTCTAACGGAAAAAGGATTGCCCGAGGCCCGCAGCGTCGTGCGCCGCCACCGTCTGGCCGAGAGGTTGCTTTACGACGTCCTGGGCACGCGGGACCGTTTGATGCACGACAAGGCCTGCAAATTCGAGCACTTGCTCGACAAAGGGCTAGACGAAAATATCTGCATCCTGCTCGGTCATCCGAAGGTTTGCCCGCACAACAAGCCGATCCCCGCTGGCAGATGCTGCCAGGAAGCCGCCGGGAAGCCGCAAAAACTGGTGTCCCCGCTTTCCGAATTGCGGCCGGGTCAACACGGAACCGTGGCATACCTCTATGCCCCGGAAGCTGGCAAACTGCAAAAATTGATGGCGATGGGGGTTTTGCCGGGGGCGCCGGTCAAACTCATCCAGAGCTTCCCCTCTTACGTGTTCCAGGCTGGCATGAGCCAGTTCGCCACCGACCGCGAGATGTCTGACGCTATTTACGTGCGCCTGACCGAGGAGCAGCGCCCGATTGCGCGATAA
- a CDS encoding DUF5946 family protein, which produces MATCGECNAELPDDRTCAAYFHQALAWDFEDPVVAGSVHHLTVLCFHLQHPGLYSREGLEHAKGLLVEFLENGTTPDMIRRSEARNVQNDRRDWPVTARDSTSGKYRCPPKWTMTVKDVIAGGLECYPTSVKTWARSVFEALKESGNI; this is translated from the coding sequence ATGGCTACGTGCGGGGAGTGCAACGCGGAATTACCGGATGACCGGACTTGCGCGGCCTACTTTCATCAGGCGCTAGCCTGGGATTTCGAGGACCCGGTTGTGGCGGGGTCCGTTCACCATTTGACTGTGTTGTGTTTCCACTTGCAGCACCCGGGCTTGTATTCCCGAGAAGGGTTGGAGCACGCCAAAGGTCTCCTGGTTGAATTCCTGGAAAATGGAACAACTCCGGACATGATTCGTCGCAGCGAAGCCAGAAATGTCCAGAATGATCGCAGAGACTGGCCGGTAACTGCGCGAGATTCCACTAGTGGAAAATACCGCTGCCCTCCGAAGTGGACGATGACCGTTAAGGATGTCATCGCCGGAGGTCTTGAATGTTATCCTACGAGTGTCAAAACTTGGGCTCGATCGGTTTTTGAAGCATTGAAGGAGTCGGGCAACATATGA
- a CDS encoding cation:proton antiporter produces the protein MENLGLGFELIIVLVAAVAGGILAHRLKLPVLLGYLIAGILVSPHGLGLVQDTDAIENLASLGVILLLFTLGLEFSLDELRRIGRVAVLGGIAQILLTAAAGFILGKVLGWPTPEAIFFGFLISLSSTLIVLKLLLERGELDTIHGRVMTGILLMQDLSLVPLMIILPTLGKSGSEIGPALLDAGAKAAGFVVVMAGLGLFLLPKILDKVAQARSRELFLITVVSLSLAAAITAQFFGVSAAVGAFIAGLLIGRSIFARQALADIVPFRDAFGALFFVSLGTLADLSFITNNPGLVIGVVVFIMVVKFIICGGVPFAFGYNARTAIFTGFGLTQIGEFSFVLAGVGVAAGILRDSTYALTLGAAITTMVLTPFALSLANFSYRQLERFPLGQRLISFRASTDEKRAIQPLSGHAVICGGGRSAESLIKVLGRRNLSHLIIDLDPQVITRFRKMGIPCIYGDASNPDILDRASLEKAKLLICTFPSFLDVELTVKNARNINPKLDIVARVERDRDADSLRNIGVNELVKPEFESSLEITRHCLHRYGLSATEIQYLLNSLRQGTMS, from the coding sequence TTGGAAAACCTTGGCCTTGGATTTGAACTCATCATCGTGTTGGTGGCCGCGGTAGCCGGAGGCATCCTTGCCCACCGTCTAAAACTACCGGTGCTTCTCGGCTACCTTATCGCAGGTATCCTTGTGAGCCCCCATGGCCTGGGATTGGTCCAGGACACGGACGCCATCGAAAACCTGGCGAGCCTCGGCGTCATCCTGCTTCTTTTCACCCTGGGTCTCGAGTTTTCGCTCGACGAGTTGAGGCGCATCGGCCGGGTGGCGGTGCTGGGGGGAATCGCCCAGATATTATTGACAGCCGCCGCGGGTTTCATCCTGGGTAAAGTGCTGGGCTGGCCCACTCCCGAAGCCATTTTCTTCGGTTTCCTCATTTCGCTGTCGTCTACTCTTATCGTTTTGAAACTGCTCCTCGAACGCGGCGAACTGGATACAATCCACGGACGGGTCATGACCGGCATACTCCTGATGCAGGACCTTTCCCTGGTGCCGTTGATGATCATCCTGCCTACCCTGGGCAAATCCGGCTCCGAAATCGGCCCGGCTCTTCTCGATGCCGGTGCCAAAGCGGCCGGGTTCGTCGTGGTTATGGCCGGTTTGGGATTGTTTTTGCTGCCCAAGATCCTCGATAAGGTGGCTCAAGCTCGTTCACGCGAACTGTTCTTGATTACCGTGGTATCGTTGTCTTTGGCAGCGGCGATCACCGCCCAATTTTTCGGGGTTTCCGCCGCGGTCGGGGCATTTATCGCCGGGTTGCTTATCGGCCGCTCGATCTTCGCCCGCCAGGCTTTAGCAGACATCGTCCCATTCCGGGATGCCTTCGGCGCGCTGTTCTTCGTCTCACTGGGTACTCTGGCGGATCTATCGTTCATCACCAACAACCCCGGTTTGGTCATTGGCGTCGTCGTCTTCATAATGGTAGTTAAGTTCATTATTTGCGGCGGGGTGCCTTTCGCTTTCGGATACAATGCCCGTACCGCTATCTTCACCGGGTTCGGATTAACACAAATAGGTGAATTCAGTTTCGTTTTGGCCGGGGTTGGGGTCGCGGCGGGCATATTGCGAGACTCAACATATGCCCTTACTCTTGGCGCAGCCATCACCACTATGGTATTGACTCCATTCGCTCTAAGCTTGGCTAATTTTTCTTACCGGCAACTTGAACGTTTCCCGCTAGGCCAGAGGCTGATCAGCTTTCGGGCTTCGACCGATGAAAAGCGCGCAATCCAACCTCTTTCAGGCCATGCCGTGATCTGCGGGGGAGGCCGGTCTGCAGAATCGTTGATAAAAGTCCTCGGGCGGCGCAATCTATCGCACCTCATTATCGACCTGGACCCCCAGGTCATTACGCGGTTCCGAAAAATGGGCATCCCATGCATTTACGGAGATGCGTCTAATCCCGATATCCTCGACCGGGCCAGCCTCGAAAAAGCCAAGCTTTTAATCTGCACCTTCCCGAGCTTCCTCGACGTGGAGCTAACGGTGAAGAATGCCAGAAACATCAACCCAAAGCTGGATATCGTCGCCAGGGTAGAGCGGGACCGTGACGCCGATTCTCTTCGTAACATCGGGGTGAACGAACTGGTAAAACCGGAGTTCGAGTCCAGCCTCGAAATCACCCGCCACTGCCTCCATCGTTACGGGCTGTCAGCGACGGAAATCCAATACCTGTTAAACAGCCTCCGCCAGGGGACAATGAGCTGA